One window of the Eucalyptus grandis isolate ANBG69807.140 chromosome 6, ASM1654582v1, whole genome shotgun sequence genome contains the following:
- the LOC104429027 gene encoding cytochrome P450 CYP82D47 → MESLLQDLNFTHLYGVFLAILILILSIHVWFKSGSSRKLKTPPEVAGAWPVIGHLPMLAKSQHPHRTFASMADEYGPIFTVRVGLFPVVVVNSSEVAKECWTKHDLALASRPRLLATEVMGYNNAFFGFSPYGQYWREVRKLANMELLSNRRIESLVNPIVASATDVAIKELHKLWTEKKNESGHILIDLKQWFASLCLNIVIQVVAGKGYYSGIATVDEEEERRCHHALREFLHYLGVFTVADALPFLRRLDLGGHEKTMRGIAKDLDSILSGWLEEHKRNSESSSEKRGHRDFMDVMLSTINDKEMGGYDADTIIKATCLAMISGGTDTTMGTLTWAVSLLLNNLHILKKTQEELDTQIGKQRYVNESDVANLGYVFAIVKETLRLHPPGPLGVPHESIQDCEINGHYVPKGTRFMFNIWKIQNDPRTWPEPMEFKPERFLSSHKDVEVKDRNFEFLPFGGGRRICPGMSFGLQFVHSMLARFLHAFEISTLDNLPVDMSETFGITIEKATPLKVMLTPRLPDEVYEFA, encoded by the exons ATGGAGTCTCTGCTTCAAGACCTGAATTTCACCCACTTGTATGGAGTGTTCCTAGCCATCCTGATCCTCATCCTATCGATCCATGTATGGTTCAAATCAGGCTCGTCTCGCAAGCTCAAAACGCCCCCAGAAGTTGCAGGCGCATGGCCCGTCATAGGGCATTTGCCCATGCTAGCCAAATCCCAACATCCTCACAGGACCTTTGCGTCCATGGCTGACGAGTATGGACCGATCTTCACCGTCCGGGTTGGGTTGTTCCCGGTCGTAGTGGTTAACAGTTCTGAGGTTGCCAAAGAATGTTGGACCAAGCACGACCTTGCCCTCGCGTCTCGTCCACGACTATTAGCCACTGAAGTTATGGGCTACAACAATgccttttttgggttttccccTTACGGTCAGTATTGGCGCGAAGTGAGGAAACTTGCCAACATGGAGCTGCTCTCTAACCGGAGGATCGAGTCGCTTGTCAACCCCATAGTAGCCTCGGCGACCGATGTCGCCATTAAAGAGTTGCACAAGCTTTGGACTGAGAAGAAGAATGAATCAG GCCATATCTTAATCGACTTGAAGCAGTGGTTCGCAAGCTTGTGTCTGAATATCGTCATTCAAGTCGTAGCTGGTAAGGGCTACTACAGTGGCATTGCCACCGTGGATGAGGAAGAGGAGCGGCGGTGCCACCATGCCTTGAGGGAATTCTTGCATTACCTGGGGGTTTTCACCGTGGCGGATGCCCTTCCTTTCTTGAGACGGTTGGACTTGGGTGGCCATGAGAAGACCATGAGGGGGATCGCGAAGGATTTGGACTCGATCCTAAGTGGTTGGTTAGAGGAGCACAAAAGGAATAGCGAAAGCTCGAGCGAGAAGAGGGGTCATCGAGATTTCATGGACGTCATGCTTTCGACCATTAATGACAAGGAAATGGGAGGTTATGATGCCGATACAATTATCAAAGCTACGTGTTTG GCCATGATATCAGGTGGTACTGATACTACAATGGGCACCCTAACTTGGGCGGTCTCTTTGTTGCTAAACAACCTTCACATTTTGAAGAAGACTCAAGAAGAATTGGACACTCAAATTGGTAAACAAAGATATGTGAATGAATCAGACGTTGCCAACCTAGGTTATGTATTTGCCATAGTGAAGGAGACCTTGCGGTTACACCCTCCAGGCCCGCTTGGCGTGCCGCACGAATCAATCCAAGATTGTGAAATCAATGGGCACTACGTGCCTAAAGGGACGAGGTTCATGTTCAACATATGGAAAATTCAAAACGATCCAAGAACATGGCCTGAACCCATGGAGTTTAAGCCTGAGAGGTTCTTGAGTAGCCACAAAGATGTTGAAGTGAAGGACCGTAATTTCGAGTTCTTGCCATTTGGAGGTGGTAGAAGAATTTGTCCTGGAATGTCCTTTGGCCTTCAATTTGTGCATTCTATGCTTGCTAGGTTTCTGCATGCATTTGAGATATCAACTCTTGACAATTTGCCGGTGGATATGTCGGAGACTTTCGGAATAACAATTGAGAAGGCGACACCGCTCAAGGTAATGCTCACACCGAGATTACCTGACGAGGTCTACGAATTTGCATGA